In Thiospirochaeta perfilievii, a single window of DNA contains:
- a CDS encoding protein-glutamate methylesterase/protein-glutamine glutaminase, which produces MSSINVMIVDDSAVVRSTLTDLISKESDINLLCTAADPYIAAKKLKEMVPDVIILDIEMPRMDGLTFLKKLMLQHPIPVIICSSKSEDGSANALRALEYGAVDIIKKPQMGTKVFLEESRNIICDAIRAAAQSSPKKVSKQIVAQPKLSADVIMSKPTNFHSIDTTEKLIVVGASTGGTVALKIFLESLPIDTPGVVIVQHMPENFTAAFAKRLNESCVIQVKEAENNDSVLRGTALIAPGNKHTLLKRSGSRYYVEIKDGPLVSRHRPSVDVLFRSTARYAGKNAIGVIMTGMGDDGAEGLLEMKSAGSYTVAQDEASCVVFGMPKEAIKRDAHCSIMSLERIAGHILSKV; this is translated from the coding sequence ATGAGTAGTATAAATGTTATGATTGTTGATGACTCTGCTGTTGTTAGAAGTACTCTTACAGATCTTATTTCAAAGGAGAGTGATATAAACCTTCTGTGTACAGCAGCAGACCCATATATTGCTGCTAAAAAATTAAAAGAGATGGTTCCAGATGTTATTATTCTGGATATAGAGATGCCTCGTATGGATGGGTTAACTTTTTTAAAGAAACTAATGCTGCAGCACCCAATACCTGTTATTATCTGTAGTAGTAAGAGTGAGGATGGTTCAGCTAACGCCTTACGGGCCCTAGAATATGGAGCTGTAGATATTATTAAAAAACCCCAAATGGGGACAAAGGTATTTTTAGAAGAGTCAAGAAATATTATCTGTGATGCAATTAGAGCTGCGGCACAAAGTAGTCCCAAAAAGGTTAGTAAGCAGATTGTTGCTCAGCCTAAGCTAAGTGCTGATGTTATAATGTCAAAACCAACTAACTTCCACTCTATAGATACTACAGAGAAACTTATTGTTGTAGGAGCATCTACTGGTGGAACTGTTGCTCTTAAAATATTTTTAGAATCCCTGCCTATTGATACTCCTGGTGTTGTAATTGTCCAGCATATGCCAGAGAATTTTACAGCTGCTTTTGCTAAAAGGTTAAATGAGTCCTGTGTTATTCAGGTAAAGGAAGCAGAAAACAATGATTCGGTTTTACGGGGAACTGCCCTTATAGCCCCTGGTAATAAACATACACTGCTTAAAAGAAGTGGTAGCCGTTATTATGTTGAAATTAAGGATGGCCCCCTAGTCTCTAGACATAGACCATCTGTAGATGTTCTTTTTAGGTCCACTGCTAGATATGCAGGTAAAAATGCTATAGGTGTTATAATGACAGGAATGGGGGATGATGGAGCAGAGGGTCTATTAGAGATGAAGTCTGCTGGCTCATATACCGTAGCCCAGGATGAAGCTAGTTGTGTTGTTTTTGGTATGCCAAAAGAGGCCATAAAAAGGGATGCCCACTGTTCTATCATGTCATTAGAGAGAATAGCGGGGCATATTTTATCAAAGGTTTAA
- a CDS encoding PTS sugar transporter subunit IIA, which yields MALVDLLNKKVIKVPLKSKNKSDVLLELTTILAKAGKFKDIKSVVKALVERENIGSTGLGSGIAIPHAKTELVDELTVAVGISPKGIEFNAIDGELSTIFFLILAPPDQSVQHVKTLSEIANIVKDYSFCESLLEAKKPNTVLDIFKNTI from the coding sequence ATGGCATTAGTTGATCTATTAAACAAAAAAGTAATAAAAGTTCCCTTAAAATCAAAGAATAAAAGTGATGTTCTTTTAGAATTAACAACAATCTTAGCAAAAGCTGGGAAATTTAAGGACATAAAAAGCGTAGTTAAGGCATTAGTTGAACGGGAAAACATTGGTAGTACAGGTCTTGGTTCAGGGATTGCAATACCCCACGCAAAAACAGAACTTGTAGATGAGTTAACAGTTGCAGTGGGAATTAGCCCTAAGGGTATAGAGTTTAATGCCATAGATGGAGAGTTATCAACTATTTTCTTCCTTATTTTAGCACCACCTGATCAGTCTGTACAACATGTAAAGACTCTTTCGGAGATAGCAAATATTGTGAAAGATTACTCCTTTTGTGAAAGTCTATTAGAAGCTAAAAAACCAAATACTGTATTAGATATTTTTAAGAATACTATTTAA
- a CDS encoding STAS domain-containing protein — protein sequence MVSSNIILDKDLKIHNVEDIKDELLRKLDVKGDITIDLSSVEKIDISGLQLLISIVAELKELKKIIYLLGSLKVTSPRI from the coding sequence GTGGTGAGTAGCAATATCATTCTAGATAAGGATTTAAAGATACACAATGTTGAGGATATAAAAGATGAGCTACTTAGAAAATTAGACGTTAAGGGTGATATAACAATAGATCTATCAAGTGTAGAAAAAATTGATATATCAGGACTACAACTGCTAATTAGTATTGTTGCTGAGTTAAAGGAATTAAAAAAGATTATTTATTTATTGGGGAGTTTAAAAGTAACTTCTCCCAGGATCTAA
- a CDS encoding chemotaxis protein CheA: MEDDNFIKIFKEEALELLGHLEDSLLELESSPDDEDLISAVFRVMHTVKGSAGMVGLDLISKFTHEVESILESVRSGDIKVSKGFIDYTLRSRDIILSMINDPEYRIDDQEAFFVDFKNALNENYISPDDNKESITYRVIFKPEPKMFFTGTNPLMMVHEVLELGDGLVIPYYEKIPKLSNLNTEECYVYWEIYITTQKSVNKIHDIFIFVDAPSEVTIEEWELNSEEPIPEKLGDLLVKRGSLKKEELDKALKEQHKLGEILVKESMLSEHEIKNALKAQTYINKTKTKKIEAAAPANDSIRINSNKLDSLIDLVGEIVTIYAQMLQLSHDTNDSKLISIIERFGLLTEELRDNSMSMRMLPIGSTFSRFRRLVRDLSSELGKKIELVTEGAETELDKNVIEQLHDPLVHIIRNCIDHGIESPTVRKANGKDETGTIKLSAIHAGASVQIVIQDDGGGLNREKIRSKGIARGLIRDGEEILDDDLFNLIFAPGFSTAASITNVSGRGVGLDVVKKQIEELKGSVAITSEEGKYTRITLTLPITLAIIEGLLVNIGGDSYVIPLSTVEACVELKEENKDHKSGKNVITFREKLVPYIDLRTFFEVEGRRRDIEQIVIVNSNSSQIGLLVDNVIGGNQTVIKSLGSMYRHIKEISGAAILGDGSVALVFDIEQLVRVVQDFEEISVGN; this comes from the coding sequence ATGGAAGATGACAACTTTATAAAAATATTTAAAGAAGAAGCATTAGAATTACTAGGCCATTTAGAAGATTCTCTTTTAGAATTAGAATCATCTCCAGATGATGAAGATCTAATTTCTGCTGTATTTAGAGTAATGCATACAGTTAAGGGGTCAGCTGGTATGGTTGGTTTAGATCTAATATCTAAATTTACCCACGAGGTAGAGTCTATTTTAGAATCAGTAAGATCGGGAGATATTAAGGTTAGTAAAGGGTTTATCGATTATACCCTTAGATCTAGGGATATTATACTCTCAATGATAAATGATCCCGAGTATAGAATAGATGATCAAGAGGCTTTTTTTGTTGATTTCAAAAATGCCTTAAATGAAAACTATATCTCCCCAGATGATAATAAAGAGAGTATCACTTATAGAGTTATCTTTAAGCCTGAACCAAAAATGTTTTTTACTGGCACAAATCCCTTAATGATGGTCCACGAAGTATTGGAATTAGGTGATGGATTAGTAATTCCTTATTATGAAAAAATACCAAAATTATCAAACCTTAATACAGAAGAGTGTTATGTCTATTGGGAAATTTATATTACTACACAAAAAAGTGTTAATAAAATACACGATATCTTTATTTTTGTAGACGCCCCTTCTGAGGTAACAATAGAAGAGTGGGAACTAAACAGTGAAGAGCCAATACCTGAAAAACTTGGAGATCTCCTAGTTAAACGAGGTAGTTTAAAAAAAGAAGAGTTAGATAAGGCTTTAAAGGAACAACATAAGTTAGGTGAAATCTTAGTTAAAGAGAGCATGTTGTCTGAACATGAGATAAAGAATGCTCTAAAAGCCCAAACTTATATAAATAAAACTAAAACTAAGAAGATTGAGGCTGCAGCTCCAGCAAATGATAGCATTAGAATAAACTCTAATAAACTAGATAGTTTAATCGATTTAGTCGGGGAGATTGTTACTATTTATGCCCAGATGTTACAGCTTAGTCATGATACAAATGACAGTAAATTAATCTCTATAATTGAGAGATTTGGTCTTTTAACCGAGGAGTTACGGGATAACTCTATGAGTATGAGAATGTTACCTATTGGATCCACCTTTTCTAGGTTTAGACGATTAGTTAGGGATCTATCTAGTGAGTTAGGTAAAAAAATTGAGCTTGTTACTGAGGGTGCTGAAACTGAGCTAGATAAAAATGTTATTGAGCAGTTACATGACCCATTAGTTCACATTATTAGAAACTGTATTGACCATGGGATTGAGAGTCCTACAGTTCGTAAAGCTAATGGAAAGGATGAAACAGGAACAATTAAGTTATCAGCTATACATGCAGGGGCTTCGGTACAAATAGTTATCCAAGATGATGGTGGAGGATTAAATAGGGAGAAGATTAGATCTAAAGGGATAGCCCGAGGATTAATTCGGGATGGTGAAGAGATATTAGATGATGATCTATTTAATCTTATTTTTGCTCCTGGTTTCTCTACTGCTGCTAGTATTACCAACGTTTCTGGACGAGGTGTAGGTCTTGATGTTGTAAAAAAACAGATTGAAGAGTTAAAAGGAAGTGTTGCAATAACAAGTGAAGAGGGTAAATATACAAGGATAACACTAACACTGCCTATAACCCTTGCTATAATTGAAGGATTATTAGTAAATATCGGTGGGGATTCCTATGTCATTCCCCTTAGTACTGTGGAAGCTTGTGTGGAACTTAAGGAAGAGAACAAGGACCATAAATCTGGTAAGAACGTTATAACTTTTAGGGAAAAACTTGTACCATATATAGATCTAAGAACATTTTTTGAAGTAGAAGGTCGTAGAAGAGATATAGAACAGATAGTAATTGTAAATAGTAATAGCTCTCAAATTGGATTATTAGTTGATAATGTTATTGGAGGGAATCAAACTGTAATTAAATCTCTAGGTTCTATGTATCGTCATATTAAGGAGATTTCAGGTGCTGCTATATTAGGTGATGGTTCTGTCGCCCTTGTTTTTGATATAGAACAACTAGTTCGTGTTGTTCAAGACTTTGAGGAAATATCAGTTGGAAATTAG
- a CDS encoding CheR family methyltransferase — protein sequence MEISSESKSMKKETFYKFRDYIQGQIGISMPDAKKIMVESRLLRRLRALEISTYEEYAKYFFSPLGQKEEIPRFIECITTNKTDFFREVDHFNYLKSHVLPEIGNLEPRGEIRLWSAASSTGEEAYTMAMFLEEFIQENPNKSYKILATDISEKVLAEGQNAVYSLADSEPIPLNYKKKYCLLSKNKDEPTIRIKKDLRKKVLFKHINLITDSYKIKKLYHIIFLRNVMIYFNKEIQNKILSNLYTHLHPEGYLFLGHSENLPNSSLPFKRVGASIYVKKEKVINE from the coding sequence TTGGAAATTAGCTCAGAATCAAAAAGTATGAAAAAAGAGACTTTCTATAAGTTTCGAGACTATATACAGGGACAAATAGGAATCTCTATGCCTGATGCTAAGAAAATAATGGTAGAATCCAGATTATTAAGAAGATTAAGAGCCCTAGAAATATCTACTTATGAAGAGTATGCAAAGTATTTTTTTAGTCCATTAGGTCAAAAAGAGGAGATTCCCCGTTTTATAGAGTGTATAACTACTAATAAAACAGATTTTTTTAGAGAAGTTGATCATTTTAACTATTTAAAGAGTCATGTATTACCGGAAATAGGAAATCTTGAACCAAGGGGTGAGATAAGGTTATGGTCTGCAGCTTCTTCTACAGGGGAGGAAGCTTATACCATGGCAATGTTTTTAGAAGAGTTTATTCAAGAAAACCCAAATAAAAGTTATAAAATATTAGCAACAGATATATCTGAGAAAGTATTGGCGGAGGGACAGAATGCTGTTTACTCCCTAGCAGATAGTGAGCCAATACCACTAAATTATAAGAAAAAATACTGTTTATTAAGTAAAAACAAGGATGAACCAACTATACGGATTAAAAAGGATTTAAGAAAAAAGGTTTTATTTAAACATATAAATTTAATTACTGACTCATACAAGATAAAAAAGTTATACCATATTATTTTCCTAAGAAATGTTATGATATATTTTAATAAGGAAATTCAAAATAAAATTTTAAGTAATCTATATACCCATCTTCATCCAGAGGGTTATCTCTTTTTAGGTCATTCAGAAAATTTACCTAATAGTTCTCTTCCATTTAAACGAGTTGGAGCATCTATCTATGTTAAAAAGGAGAAAGTGATAAATGAGTAG
- a CDS encoding chemotaxis protein CheW: MSDISVAVLNQYLTFTLGKEKYGINIVNTREVLEATELTRVPRMPEFMCGVINLRGSVVPVLDLKSKFKMDDGIGSIRNNIIVTEVDDLDGGDGKLTIGIYTDSVQKVLTIEPEDIEAAPKIGIPINTEFIHGMGKVDEEFIILLNINKILNTKDLHIIRTKTEVPSGE, from the coding sequence ATGAGTGATATTAGTGTGGCTGTCCTAAATCAATATTTAACATTTACTCTAGGTAAAGAGAAGTACGGCATAAATATTGTAAATACTAGGGAAGTTTTAGAGGCCACTGAGCTAACTAGAGTCCCTAGAATGCCTGAGTTTATGTGTGGGGTAATAAATCTAAGGGGTAGTGTTGTCCCTGTACTGGATTTAAAGTCAAAATTTAAGATGGATGATGGTATTGGTAGTATTAGAAATAATATTATTGTTACAGAGGTTGATGATTTAGATGGTGGTGATGGAAAATTAACTATAGGAATTTATACAGACTCTGTGCAAAAAGTATTAACAATAGAGCCTGAGGATATTGAAGCAGCTCCAAAAATAGGGATACCGATAAATACTGAGTTTATACACGGTATGGGAAAGGTTGATGAAGAGTTTATTATTCTCTTAAATATTAATAAAATCCTTAATACTAAGGACCTTCATATAATTAGAACTAAAACAGAGGTTCCTAGTGGTGAGTAG
- a CDS encoding amino acid permease has translation MELKKSLKTYDVFSLAAGAMISSGLFILPSVAYKEAGSWAILSYFLAGILMIPALISQLELATALPKAGGTYFYIERILGSSSGMAAGFANWFSIALKSALALVGIGFFANLIFPNLTPFQLKLISAGACVLFSLINIFSAESAGHSQGILVVVLLIILTQFVLVGYREADLNLIVQGAQVFDWGSIISVTGMVFISYGGLTKVASVAEEVKDPGKSLVRGSFIAFLIVQSLYVLIVTIISGVLSGEEFSLSLAPLSDAAQKIFTNPIIKWTEVILLSLAAIIAFITTANAGIMAASRVPLAMSRDKMLPKVMGRVSKRGTPVNSILFTSIFILILIFALDLKDLAKIASLFMLLLFILVNISVIVIRKTNMSNYRPTFKSPFFPLLQIIGVIFYTVLILNMGIKPIITAIIFLFVSVLWYYIFVNKHVNRTSALVYMIERVAKKEILTSMEDLEEELLGILLERDEVKEDRFSNIIRQSIVLDFNKELNRDELFSEISKEVSKRWSIDADKFMKKLNIRENDSETLVYPGVAVPHAIPHVIVEGENIFDILLVRDKNGIIWNDEGTIVHTVFCLIGSKDERDFHLKALMSIAQILQSPGFIEDWENAETPEELRTVMLLAKRRFLEV, from the coding sequence ATGGAATTGAAGAAATCACTTAAAACATACGACGTATTTAGTTTAGCAGCAGGAGCGATGATAAGTTCAGGACTGTTTATTTTACCCTCTGTAGCATATAAAGAGGCGGGAAGTTGGGCAATATTATCCTACTTTTTAGCAGGAATTTTAATGATACCAGCCCTAATATCCCAATTAGAGTTGGCAACAGCACTACCAAAGGCTGGAGGAACCTACTTTTATATAGAGAGAATATTAGGTAGCTCTTCTGGTATGGCAGCAGGCTTTGCAAACTGGTTTTCTATCGCTTTAAAAAGTGCTTTAGCACTAGTTGGTATTGGATTTTTTGCTAATCTAATATTTCCTAACCTAACCCCATTTCAGTTAAAACTTATTTCTGCAGGGGCATGTGTACTCTTCTCACTAATTAATATTTTCTCTGCAGAATCAGCAGGGCATAGTCAGGGTATCCTTGTAGTTGTTCTACTGATAATATTAACACAATTTGTATTAGTAGGTTATCGAGAGGCGGATTTAAACCTAATAGTTCAGGGAGCACAAGTCTTCGACTGGGGTAGCATAATATCAGTTACAGGGATGGTTTTTATATCCTATGGAGGTTTAACTAAAGTTGCCAGTGTTGCTGAAGAGGTAAAAGATCCCGGAAAGTCCCTTGTTAGGGGGAGTTTTATAGCCTTCTTAATTGTTCAATCCCTCTATGTTCTAATTGTTACAATAATAAGTGGAGTATTATCTGGAGAGGAGTTTTCATTATCCCTAGCCCCTCTATCCGATGCGGCACAAAAAATATTTACGAACCCAATTATTAAATGGACCGAGGTCATACTTCTCTCTCTAGCTGCAATAATTGCATTTATTACAACAGCAAATGCGGGAATAATGGCAGCTTCTAGAGTACCTTTAGCTATGAGTCGGGATAAAATGCTACCAAAGGTTATGGGTCGAGTATCTAAACGAGGAACCCCTGTAAACTCTATACTATTTACATCCATATTTATTCTTATACTTATCTTTGCCCTAGACCTAAAGGATCTAGCTAAAATTGCATCTCTATTTATGTTATTACTATTTATTTTGGTCAACATCTCTGTAATTGTAATTAGAAAAACAAATATGAGTAATTATAGACCTACTTTTAAATCCCCGTTTTTTCCCCTGTTACAAATTATAGGAGTTATTTTCTACACAGTTTTAATTCTAAATATGGGAATTAAACCAATAATTACAGCAATTATATTTCTTTTTGTATCCGTTTTATGGTACTACATCTTTGTTAATAAACATGTAAATAGAACTTCAGCTTTAGTCTACATGATAGAGAGAGTTGCAAAAAAAGAGATTTTAACTTCTATGGAGGATTTAGAAGAGGAACTTTTAGGGATTCTTTTAGAGAGGGATGAGGTTAAAGAGGATAGATTTAGTAATATAATAAGACAATCTATTGTTTTAGACTTTAATAAAGAGTTAAACAGAGATGAACTATTTAGTGAAATATCCAAGGAAGTATCTAAAAGATGGAGTATAGATGCTGATAAATTTATGAAAAAACTTAATATTAGGGAGAATGATTCTGAAACACTAGTATATCCAGGTGTTGCAGTTCCCCATGCTATTCCCCACGTTATTGTAGAGGGAGAAAACATTTTTGATATACTTCTAGTCAGGGATAAAAATGGAATAATTTGGAACGATGAAGGAACTATAGTACATACTGTTTTTTGCCTTATAGGAAGTAAGGATGAGAGGGATTTCCATTTAAAGGCTCTTATGTCTATAGCTCAAATATTACAAAGTCCAGGTTTTATAGAGGATTGGGAAAATGCCGAAACCCCAGAAGAGCTAAGAACAGTTATGTTATTAGCTAAACGGAGGTTTTTAGAAGTTTAA
- a CDS encoding HAMP domain-containing methyl-accepting chemotaxis protein, protein MKLRAKVLMGFGSVILLLLIVSIVAFIALNGASNGFTKYEGLANDTNLSGRLQANMLMVRINVLNYLKDGTDVYVDNYQEYMDLVDGFIVEAENEIQNPERAALVLKSKNEIEEYSTSFEQVVTFMGQRDKIVDNNLGINGTTMENKLAEIMVYANDANNNEVSYEAGIALRHLLLGRLFVAKYLEDNQKIYSDMLDSEMKLLDESFDSLLGMIEDRSLINLLKEVDSLHSIYWDGFKEVYSIIIDRNKLIDNKLNVLGPLIADNIEEIKLSVKNEQEALGANLQSQNTVYITIVIGTSALAVLIGILLALFITSSILKQLGVDPSEIADIATSIEGGDLMIKFNTDKPLVGVHNSLYGMVDKLQEVVTSVRSSSDNVASGSGQLSDTAQQMSQGAAEQASSIEEISSSMEEMVSNIKRNADNSNQTEKIARKSAIDAENGGEAVNRTVEAMKDIAKKIGVIEEIARNTNLLALNASIEAARAGEYGKGFAVVASEVGKLAERSQLAASEINELASGSVKVAEDAGTTIMEMIPDIKHTAELIQEISASSNEQNAGAEQINQAIMQLDKVIQQNAAVSEESSSMAEELSSQSMVLRDAISFFKMDNLNHSTNRSKKVLPHVEHKPVHVQPVKSSQSEKPKSHPTPKNPNKGIDIALDDDENYTVYNDLVDKDYEEF, encoded by the coding sequence ATGAAATTAAGAGCAAAAGTTTTAATGGGGTTTGGTTCAGTTATATTACTCCTATTAATTGTAAGTATTGTTGCATTTATAGCTTTAAATGGTGCCTCCAATGGTTTTACTAAGTATGAAGGTTTGGCAAATGATACAAATCTATCTGGTAGGTTACAAGCAAATATGTTAATGGTTCGTATTAATGTTTTAAACTATCTAAAGGATGGTACGGATGTTTATGTTGATAATTATCAAGAGTATATGGATCTAGTTGATGGCTTTATAGTAGAAGCAGAAAATGAGATACAAAATCCAGAGAGGGCTGCTCTTGTATTAAAATCTAAAAATGAGATAGAAGAATACTCAACATCCTTTGAACAAGTTGTAACATTTATGGGCCAGAGGGATAAGATTGTAGATAACAACTTAGGTATTAACGGAACAACAATGGAGAATAAATTGGCAGAAATAATGGTTTATGCTAATGATGCTAATAACAATGAAGTCTCCTATGAAGCTGGAATAGCATTAAGACATCTGTTATTAGGACGGCTCTTTGTTGCTAAATATTTAGAAGATAACCAAAAAATATACTCTGATATGCTAGATTCTGAGATGAAGTTATTAGATGAGAGTTTTGATTCATTACTAGGTATGATAGAGGATAGAAGCTTAATAAATCTATTAAAAGAGGTAGACTCGTTACACAGCATATATTGGGATGGTTTTAAGGAAGTTTACTCAATAATAATTGATAGAAATAAACTTATTGATAATAAATTAAATGTATTAGGCCCATTGATTGCTGATAATATTGAAGAGATTAAGTTATCTGTTAAAAATGAACAAGAGGCTTTAGGAGCTAACCTTCAGAGTCAAAACACAGTTTATATAACTATTGTAATTGGTACATCTGCTTTAGCTGTACTAATTGGTATTTTATTAGCTCTATTTATTACTTCTAGTATCTTAAAACAGTTAGGTGTAGATCCTTCGGAAATCGCAGATATTGCAACTTCTATCGAGGGGGGAGATCTTATGATTAAGTTTAATACAGATAAACCTTTAGTTGGTGTTCATAACTCTCTTTACGGTATGGTAGATAAGCTTCAGGAAGTTGTTACAAGTGTAAGGTCTAGTTCGGATAATGTTGCCTCCGGTAGTGGTCAATTAAGTGATACGGCCCAACAGATGTCTCAAGGAGCTGCTGAACAAGCTTCATCAATTGAGGAGATCTCCTCATCCATGGAAGAGATGGTTTCTAATATAAAAAGAAATGCAGATAACTCTAACCAGACAGAAAAGATTGCAAGAAAATCTGCCATTGATGCAGAAAATGGTGGTGAAGCTGTAAATAGAACTGTTGAGGCAATGAAAGATATTGCCAAAAAAATTGGAGTTATTGAAGAGATAGCTAGAAATACTAACTTACTTGCATTAAATGCCTCAATAGAAGCAGCTAGAGCTGGAGAGTATGGTAAAGGGTTTGCAGTTGTTGCATCAGAAGTAGGTAAGTTAGCAGAGAGAAGTCAACTAGCCGCATCTGAGATAAATGAGTTAGCCAGTGGAAGTGTTAAGGTTGCTGAGGATGCAGGAACTACAATAATGGAGATGATACCGGATATTAAACATACAGCAGAGTTAATTCAGGAGATTAGTGCATCAAGTAATGAACAGAATGCCGGAGCAGAACAGATTAATCAGGCTATTATGCAGCTAGATAAGGTTATACAGCAAAACGCTGCTGTTTCAGAAGAGTCTTCATCTATGGCAGAAGAGTTAAGTAGTCAATCTATGGTTTTAAGGGATGCAATTAGTTTCTTTAAAATGGATAATTTAAATCACTCTACAAATAGGAGTAAAAAAGTTCTTCCCCATGTAGAGCATAAGCCAGTACATGTACAACCTGTAAAAAGCAGTCAGTCAGAAAAGCCTAAGAGTCATCCCACTCCGAAAAATCCTAATAAGGGGATAGATATAGCCTTAGATGATGATGAGAACTATACAGTATATAACGATTTAGTAGATAAAGATTATGAGGAATTTTAG